Proteins found in one Armatimonadota bacterium genomic segment:
- a CDS encoding glycosyl transferase, producing MPLVSVVLTSYNHAPYLPQAIESALRQTLEDREIIAIDDASTDDSPQILQRYADRVRVVLHASNRGTYATLNEGIALSHAPYIAILNSDDVWLPDKLQKQLAVMESDPRVGLVHTGFRLIDAEGNPIGGDPLGVRFHPNPQGDLLPDLLTRNLFITSSVMFRRDCVQRCGAFEEHLFGMGDWDLWLRIAEHYLVGYVPEPLTLYRLHGQNTMYQSARMLEDDLWIHEERIRKRIPELLRRDGWRMRRAIGIALAALGVIYDRMGRRDKAREAFLQSLRYYPWRLKTWLRLLLVLRHT from the coding sequence ATGCCTCTGGTGAGCGTGGTGCTGACCAGCTACAACCACGCACCTTACCTGCCGCAGGCGATAGAAAGCGCGCTGAGGCAGACGCTGGAGGACAGGGAGATTATCGCCATAGATGACGCCAGCACAGACGACTCGCCTCAAATCCTGCAACGCTACGCTGACCGCGTGCGTGTCGTGTTGCACGCGAGCAATCGTGGCACGTACGCCACCCTCAACGAAGGCATCGCGCTGAGCCACGCGCCGTATATCGCCATCCTGAACTCGGACGACGTGTGGCTGCCGGACAAGCTGCAGAAGCAGCTGGCGGTAATGGAGAGCGACCCGCGTGTCGGGCTGGTGCATACCGGCTTCCGGCTCATCGACGCCGAAGGCAACCCGATAGGGGGCGACCCGCTGGGCGTGCGCTTCCATCCCAACCCGCAGGGCGACCTTCTGCCGGATCTGCTCACGCGCAATCTGTTCATCACCTCCTCCGTGATGTTCCGGCGAGACTGCGTGCAAAGGTGTGGCGCGTTTGAGGAACACCTGTTCGGCATGGGCGACTGGGACCTGTGGCTGCGCATCGCCGAGCACTATCTGGTCGGCTACGTGCCTGAACCGTTGACGCTATACCGCCTGCATGGGCAGAACACCATGTATCAGAGCGCGCGTATGCTGGAAGACGACCTGTGGATTCACGAGGAGCGCATCCGCAAGCGCATCCCCGAGCTGCTCCGGCGGGACGGCTGGCGGATGCGACGTGCTATCGGCATCGCGCTGGCGGCACTGGGCGTGATTTATGACAGGATGGGGCGGCGAGACAAAGCGCGTGAAGCGTTTCTGCAGAGCCTGCGCTACTACCCCTGGCGGCTGAAGACGTGGCTGCGGCTGCTCCTGGTACTCCGCCACACGTGA
- the tyrS gene encoding tyrosine--tRNA ligase, with protein MMVSIEHQLQVLQRGVAAIIPEDGLREKLEKSARTGKPLRVKLGLDPTAPDIHLGFAVVLRKLRQFQEFGHIACLIIGDFTAMIGDPTGRSKTRPQLSRAEVEENARTYQQQLYRILMPERTEIYFNSDWLGKMTFADVIQLASKYTVARILERDDFQNRLAEGKPLGMHEILYPLCQGYDSVAIQSDIEMGGTDQIFNNLVGRDLQREYGQDPQVVLAMPLLVGLDGVEKMSKSLGNYIGITEPPDQMFGKVMSLPDELMVSYFELCTDVPMDEVREIALGLNNGTLHPMEVKRRLAREIVSIYHSTEAAQEADREFMRVFSAREMPEEMPEYEVPADIVKDGKVWLPRLLSALGLVSSNSEGRRMIQQGAVEINGVRHADPNEEIEVASLHGAVIRVGKLRFARVR; from the coding sequence ATGATGGTGAGTATCGAACATCAACTGCAAGTGCTGCAACGCGGGGTGGCGGCGATTATCCCTGAAGACGGTCTGCGCGAGAAGCTGGAGAAATCGGCACGGACGGGCAAACCTCTGCGCGTGAAGCTGGGCTTGGACCCCACTGCACCCGATATTCACCTGGGCTTTGCGGTGGTGCTGCGCAAATTGCGCCAGTTTCAGGAGTTCGGACATATCGCCTGCCTCATCATCGGTGACTTTACCGCCATGATCGGCGACCCTACCGGGCGCAGCAAAACCCGCCCCCAGCTGTCGCGTGCGGAGGTGGAGGAGAACGCCCGTACCTATCAACAGCAACTGTACCGCATCCTGATGCCCGAACGTACCGAAATCTACTTCAATAGCGACTGGCTCGGCAAGATGACCTTCGCCGACGTGATACAGCTGGCGTCCAAATACACGGTGGCGCGCATCCTGGAGCGCGACGACTTCCAGAACCGCCTCGCCGAGGGCAAGCCGCTGGGCATGCACGAAATCCTCTACCCGCTATGCCAGGGTTACGACTCGGTGGCTATCCAGTCGGACATCGAGATGGGCGGCACCGACCAGATTTTCAATAACCTGGTGGGGCGCGACCTGCAACGCGAATACGGGCAGGACCCGCAGGTGGTGCTCGCCATGCCCCTGCTCGTCGGGCTGGACGGCGTGGAGAAGATGAGCAAATCGCTGGGCAACTACATCGGCATTACCGAACCGCCCGACCAGATGTTCGGCAAGGTGATGTCGTTGCCCGATGAGCTGATGGTGTCGTACTTCGAACTGTGCACCGACGTGCCGATGGACGAAGTGCGCGAGATTGCGCTGGGGCTGAACAACGGCACGTTGCATCCGATGGAGGTCAAGCGTCGTCTCGCCCGCGAGATTGTGAGCATCTACCACAGCACAGAAGCGGCACAGGAGGCGGACCGCGAGTTCATGCGCGTCTTCTCGGCGCGCGAGATGCCCGAAGAGATGCCCGAGTACGAGGTGCCGGCGGACATCGTGAAGGATGGCAAGGTGTGGCTCCCGCGCCTGCTCTCTGCGTTAGGACTGGTGAGCAGCAACAGCGAGGGGCGGCGCATGATTCAGCAGGGGGCGGTGGAAATCAACGGCGTGCGCCACGCCGACCCCAACGAGGAGATAGAGGTCGCCTCTCTGCACGGCGCGGTGATTCGCGTGGGCAAGCTGCGCTTTGCCCGGGTGCGGTAG
- a CDS encoding restriction endonuclease gives MALPAPSGKVKITYEQFLEQIDEDTLAEWVDGEVVSLSPASLEHQLVSDWLLRYIGAFLDKYPMGVAVSAPFQMRLLRSERGREPDLIFVANQNLHRLHDTYLEGGADLVVEITSPESLLRDRGEKYAEYELEGIPEYWVIDPDERRVDFFVLGADGRYVRRYEDAEGIYHSEVLKGLRLPVRWLWERPPLHEAISWT, from the coding sequence ATGGCACTGCCTGCACCGTCGGGAAAGGTGAAAATCACTTACGAGCAGTTCTTAGAACAGATAGACGAAGACACGCTCGCGGAGTGGGTGGACGGGGAGGTGGTCTCTTTGTCGCCTGCCAGCCTGGAGCACCAGCTGGTTTCCGATTGGCTTTTGCGCTACATCGGCGCGTTCCTGGACAAGTATCCGATGGGCGTCGCAGTATCTGCTCCCTTCCAGATGCGTTTATTGCGCAGTGAGCGTGGGCGTGAACCCGACCTGATTTTCGTTGCCAACCAGAACCTGCACCGTTTGCATGACACCTATCTGGAAGGTGGGGCAGACCTGGTGGTGGAGATTACCTCCCCCGAAAGCCTGCTGCGTGACCGGGGTGAAAAGTATGCCGAATACGAACTGGAAGGCATTCCCGAATACTGGGTCATAGACCCCGACGAGCGACGGGTGGACTTTTTCGTGTTGGGAGCGGACGGTCGTTACGTGCGGCGCTATGAAGATGCAGAAGGCATCTACCACAGTGAGGTGCTGAAGGGTTTGCGACTACCTGTGCGCTGGCTGTGGGAACGTCCACCCCTGCATGAGGCAATCTCCTGGACGTAA
- a CDS encoding restriction endonuclease, translating into MALPAPSGKVKITYEQFLEQIDEDTLAEWVDGEVVYLSPARLEHQDIAGFLHALIRAFVQRYELGRVVSAPFQMRLLRSERGREPDLIFVANQNLHRLHDTYLEGGADLVVEITSPESLLRDRGEKYAEYELEGIPEYWVIDPDERRVDFFVLGADGRYVRRYEDAEGIYHSEVLKGLRLPVRWLWERPPLHEALRQFDNP; encoded by the coding sequence ATGGCACTGCCTGCACCGTCGGGAAAGGTGAAAATCACTTACGAGCAGTTCTTAGAACAGATAGACGAAGACACGCTCGCGGAGTGGGTGGACGGGGAGGTGGTCTATTTGTCGCCTGCAAGACTAGAGCATCAGGACATTGCGGGCTTTCTCCACGCACTGATTCGTGCTTTTGTGCAGCGGTACGAACTGGGACGTGTGGTCTCCGCCCCCTTCCAGATGCGTTTATTGCGCAGTGAGCGTGGGCGTGAACCCGACCTGATTTTCGTTGCCAACCAGAACCTGCACCGTTTGCATGACACCTATCTGGAAGGTGGGGCAGACCTGGTGGTGGAGATTACCTCCCCCGAAAGCCTGCTGCGTGACCGGGGTGAAAAGTATGCCGAATACGAACTGGAAGGCATTCCCGAATACTGGGTCATAGACCCCGACGAGCGACGGGTGGACTTTTTCGTGTTGGGAGCGGACGGTCGTTACGTGCGGCGCTATGAAGATGCAGAAGGCATCTACCACAGTGAGGTGCTGAAGGGTTTGCGACTACCTGTGCGCTGGCTGTGGGAACGTCCCCCGCTGCACGAAGCGCTACGCCAGTTTGACAATCCCTGA